From a single Gimesia fumaroli genomic region:
- a CDS encoding GNAT family N-acetyltransferase, with translation MNTKSTIQQHENLDSWIAESPETATGQNDMQIVFSALHSLALQPVSETYQSWLKLFEADTNADLHQHPDHVSRLVPIYHEMYPQHSGYLMQCRKEGALVAIGILSPKYINTKTLKGIGPARTLPGYFLCGNRFLIQQEIGQDESILSHLLESALTFCQKKNAAFLLIEDLLVNTSLNHSIQDASNRFLTYSHTGFQSRSLIHFPDNPEDYWNQFRSKSRRKHRKLLRQNSEMRMVRITQPDQVVGFLEAAHQISLNSWQTQRLGLRIKNDEKELEELTFLALQGWLRSYLLMKDDQPIAFKVGSQHRGVYCDLEFGFNLNFASVSPGETLLLLILEDLIQHDTPQIYDFGEGDAEYKQRYSSQLTQSCAMLLLPSTIRNKLRLHYLKTSRFIDDLVRKCLKASGVYTALRQIVRYGKLGSR, from the coding sequence ATGAATACGAAATCAACTATCCAACAACACGAAAACCTGGATTCCTGGATCGCCGAATCCCCTGAAACGGCTACCGGGCAGAATGACATGCAGATTGTATTCTCTGCATTGCACAGTCTAGCGCTACAGCCTGTTTCAGAAACATATCAAAGTTGGCTAAAACTTTTCGAAGCTGATACCAACGCAGATTTACATCAACACCCGGACCATGTTTCTCGCCTGGTTCCGATTTACCATGAAATGTATCCGCAGCATTCGGGTTACCTGATGCAATGCCGAAAAGAGGGAGCCCTCGTTGCCATCGGTATCTTATCACCCAAATACATTAATACCAAAACCCTGAAAGGCATTGGCCCCGCCAGAACGCTTCCTGGATATTTTTTATGCGGAAACCGATTCCTGATACAGCAGGAAATCGGACAAGATGAATCAATCCTTTCACACCTGCTGGAATCTGCGCTTACCTTTTGTCAGAAAAAAAATGCAGCATTCCTGTTAATTGAAGACTTACTTGTTAATACGTCCCTGAATCATTCCATCCAAGATGCTTCAAACCGCTTCTTGACCTACTCACACACAGGATTCCAAAGTCGGAGCCTGATTCATTTTCCAGACAACCCTGAAGATTACTGGAATCAGTTTCGATCGAAATCAAGAAGAAAACACCGGAAACTCTTACGTCAGAATAGTGAGATGCGCATGGTACGCATCACACAACCAGATCAGGTTGTCGGTTTCCTGGAAGCCGCACATCAAATTTCCCTGAATAGCTGGCAAACACAACGGCTGGGACTACGGATTAAAAATGATGAAAAGGAACTGGAAGAGTTAACGTTCCTGGCACTGCAAGGTTGGTTGCGGTCTTATCTATTAATGAAAGACGACCAGCCAATTGCATTCAAAGTGGGCAGTCAACATCGAGGAGTTTATTGCGACCTGGAATTCGGATTCAACCTCAATTTTGCAAGCGTTTCCCCAGGAGAGACACTCTTGCTGCTGATACTGGAAGACCTGATTCAGCACGATACTCCTCAAATATATGATTTTGGTGAAGGTGATGCAGAATACAAACAACGTTACAGTTCTCAACTCACACAGAGCTGTGCCATGCTGCTACTGCCATCCACAATCAGAAACAAACTTCGCTTGCACTATTTAAAAACGTCACGATTCATCGACGATCTTGTTAGAAAATGTCTCAAAGCATCTGGTGTGTATACCGCCCTACGTCAAATCGTACGATATGGAAAATTGGGCAGCAGATAA
- a CDS encoding glycosyltransferase, which translates to MIQALSELHPTHVVSPVSWLDESSHLTKSNTSLNRNWSPIENTTRLSVEYPRFYYTPKILHQHYGQFLYWSIKKALQQAITRFQPDIILSYWLHPDGEVAVKAARDHGLPVVVMTGGSDILLLTKNRHRRRAIINVLQQADGVITVSDDIMSAVKNMKIHPQKIHTVYRGVNRCLFTPGDQQSARQRLGLPLDRKIIVSVGRLEPVKGHTVLLDACLKISKQGIPFTCYVLGDGSLEATLLQKANEYGLEGQFQLNGSQQQSRLADWYRAADVIALPSLSEGIPNVLLEAISCGKQFVASQVGGIPEIADPICDQLVSPNDPEDLAEAIGSMLGAPNQNEQRSFEPISWQESAVQISQILSDCSTRFSSGLTDKQKTRSSYRRKKRRIRQQS; encoded by the coding sequence ATGATCCAGGCCTTGTCGGAATTACACCCGACGCATGTCGTCTCTCCCGTTTCATGGCTCGACGAGTCCTCACATCTAACTAAGAGTAACACTTCATTAAATCGAAACTGGAGTCCCATCGAAAACACTACTCGTCTGAGCGTGGAATATCCACGTTTTTATTACACTCCTAAAATACTTCACCAGCATTACGGACAATTTTTATACTGGTCCATCAAGAAGGCGCTCCAGCAGGCAATCACACGATTCCAACCGGACATTATCCTCTCCTACTGGCTCCATCCCGACGGAGAAGTCGCCGTAAAAGCAGCGCGGGACCATGGGCTCCCCGTCGTTGTGATGACAGGGGGCAGTGATATTTTACTGCTCACCAAAAATCGCCACCGCAGGCGGGCGATCATAAACGTTCTACAACAAGCCGACGGAGTCATTACCGTCAGCGACGACATCATGTCTGCAGTCAAAAACATGAAAATCCATCCGCAGAAAATCCATACGGTTTATCGTGGTGTGAACCGATGCCTGTTTACGCCCGGAGATCAGCAATCAGCCCGACAGAGACTCGGGCTCCCTCTCGACCGAAAAATCATCGTCAGCGTAGGTCGACTTGAACCAGTCAAAGGTCATACGGTGCTGCTGGATGCCTGTCTGAAAATAAGTAAACAGGGTATCCCTTTTACATGCTATGTTTTAGGTGATGGTTCATTAGAAGCCACATTATTACAAAAAGCCAACGAATATGGATTAGAAGGACAATTCCAGTTAAACGGATCGCAACAACAATCGCGGCTGGCAGACTGGTATCGTGCTGCAGATGTGATCGCGCTACCCAGCCTATCTGAAGGGATACCAAACGTTCTTCTGGAAGCCATTTCATGCGGTAAACAATTTGTGGCTAGCCAAGTTGGAGGGATTCCCGAGATCGCAGACCCCATCTGTGATCAACTGGTCTCACCCAATGATCCCGAAGATTTAGCAGAAGCAATCGGCAGTATGTTGGGAGCACCAAATCAGAACGAACAGCGGAGTTTTGAGCCTATTTCCTGGCAGGAATCGGCAGTGCAAATCAGTCAGATTCTTTCTGACTGCAGTACCCGTTTTTCCTCAGGATTAACGGACAAACAAAAAACAAGATCTTCATATCGACGTAAAAAAAGAAGAATTCGACAACAGAGTTGA
- a CDS encoding polysaccharide deacetylase family protein, translating to MNTIRQLIKKAIPAVIPQRLFLAHGTHCQPSTDFQNIQRPTINVSLTFDDGPHPEYTPRLLDMLNQFHQRGTFFVIGEKAQQHPELIERILREGHEIGNHTFSHSEPSKTSTRRFLKEIKQTDQLLNQIIGQTPDLVRPPKGKLTVQKTLGLWLQRRTVVLWDTDPRDYLIQDNQAIVDWCQQFHPQEGNFCLMHDNHPYAIEAVKMLSERQDVHIQSHIISHWLEHKSYQSIINQQVVT from the coding sequence ATGAACACCATTCGCCAATTGATCAAGAAAGCGATCCCGGCAGTCATCCCACAACGACTGTTTCTTGCTCATGGTACGCATTGTCAACCATCCACCGACTTTCAAAACATACAACGACCAACAATCAATGTTTCTTTAACATTTGATGATGGCCCCCATCCTGAATACACGCCCCGATTATTAGATATGTTGAATCAATTTCATCAACGGGGAACGTTTTTCGTAATTGGTGAAAAAGCACAACAGCACCCGGAATTAATTGAACGCATCCTTAGGGAAGGTCACGAAATCGGAAATCATACATTTTCCCATAGTGAACCCTCTAAAACTTCTACGCGACGCTTTCTGAAAGAGATCAAACAAACTGACCAACTCCTGAATCAGATCATCGGACAAACTCCGGATCTAGTAAGGCCCCCGAAAGGCAAACTGACTGTGCAAAAAACTCTGGGGCTCTGGCTGCAGCGACGTACTGTGGTCCTGTGGGATACAGACCCACGCGACTATCTCATTCAAGATAATCAAGCAATTGTAGACTGGTGCCAGCAGTTTCATCCTCAGGAAGGAAACTTCTGCTTAATGCACGATAATCACCCCTACGCCATCGAAGCGGTGAAGATGCTTTCTGAGCGTCAGGACGTTCATATTCAATCACATATTATCAGTCATTGGCTGGAACATAAAAGTTACCAGTCCATTATCAATCAACAGGTTGTCACCTGA
- a CDS encoding glycosyltransferase family protein, producing the protein MSTIISNPVESSVAGENAYQQAGRKRLLLVSYHFPPVGGAGVQRPVKFVKYLRRFGWDVSVLMAANPSVPVFDNSLLVDIPEETHLEKARTWEPNYTLKKNMGNQNHTGQSSSSLLAPIKSSCRKLVKAGAGLILQPDAQILWYPNALKAGKKLLNNLQHDAILATAPPYSNLILASKLKQKFHLPLIADFRDEWDLSSKYLENHQQDAISNLIQTRLQRSVMRHSDAIVATTQASTQRLLDRAHQFGTDVTGRCIYNGFDRDDFEFLDEAGQQSQKHNCQKRFRIVYTGTLWNLTTVEPLVKAIESLHQESPNLLSRLELQFIGRKTPEQLALLERINQTKSTLITEDYCSHHEALKKMAAADALCLLLSDVEGADRVAPAKLFEYLAINREILSITPTGETANILKDFWPTGNFQAHDTAGMVNWLKGRLLGNSSTGIINSENINQFNREHQAGQLADLLNQLVMNHV; encoded by the coding sequence ATGTCCACAATCATTTCAAATCCTGTTGAATCATCAGTTGCTGGTGAGAATGCATATCAGCAAGCAGGCAGAAAGCGTCTACTTCTGGTCAGCTATCATTTTCCACCAGTCGGCGGTGCCGGCGTACAACGCCCCGTCAAATTCGTGAAATACCTGAGACGTTTTGGCTGGGACGTCAGTGTCCTCATGGCTGCCAACCCCTCTGTCCCTGTATTTGACAATAGTCTTTTAGTCGACATACCGGAAGAAACACATCTGGAAAAAGCACGCACCTGGGAACCCAACTACACTCTGAAAAAGAATATGGGGAACCAGAATCACACGGGGCAGTCCAGCAGCAGCTTGCTCGCACCGATAAAATCGTCCTGTCGGAAATTGGTTAAAGCAGGTGCCGGGCTGATACTGCAACCGGATGCACAAATATTATGGTATCCTAATGCGTTAAAGGCAGGCAAAAAACTATTAAATAATCTGCAACACGATGCCATTCTGGCGACTGCCCCCCCCTATTCAAATTTGATCCTGGCAAGCAAATTAAAACAAAAGTTTCACTTGCCGCTGATCGCCGACTTTCGTGATGAATGGGATCTCAGCAGTAAATACCTGGAAAACCACCAACAGGATGCCATTTCAAATCTGATCCAGACCCGACTACAGAGATCTGTCATGCGACATTCAGATGCCATCGTCGCAACAACACAAGCAAGTACGCAGCGCCTTCTGGATCGCGCACATCAGTTTGGAACAGATGTAACAGGACGGTGCATTTACAATGGTTTTGACCGAGACGATTTTGAATTCCTCGATGAAGCCGGACAACAATCACAAAAACACAACTGCCAAAAGCGATTTCGGATTGTTTATACGGGTACGCTATGGAATTTGACCACAGTAGAACCATTGGTAAAAGCTATCGAATCTCTTCACCAGGAGAGTCCCAATCTCCTTTCCAGGCTGGAATTACAATTCATCGGAAGAAAGACTCCCGAACAACTGGCATTGCTTGAACGGATAAATCAAACAAAAAGCACATTGATTACTGAAGATTATTGTTCGCACCATGAAGCATTAAAAAAAATGGCTGCCGCTGATGCCCTCTGTTTACTGTTGAGTGATGTCGAAGGGGCTGACAGGGTCGCACCTGCAAAACTATTCGAATACCTGGCAATCAATCGTGAAATTTTATCGATCACTCCTACAGGAGAAACAGCAAATATCCTGAAAGATTTCTGGCCCACAGGAAACTTTCAAGCGCATGATACCGCTGGGATGGTCAACTGGCTCAAAGGTCGTCTGCTCGGTAACTCTTCGACGGGAATTATAAACTCGGAAAATATTAATCAATTCAATCGTGAACACCAGGCAGGGCAATTAGCCGACTTGCTGAATCAACTGGTTATGAATCATGTTTGA
- a CDS encoding serine O-acetyltransferase, with the protein MKFWEDLKAKSEWCYGSISARSLLKTCLTDGTMAMFWYRLMQWASHWKLSPLAMIFNKCNAIFCQCIIGRGADFGRRFVIIHSQGIVINGSVKAGDDIKLEHQVTIGAERNVSPILESDIFIGAGAKIIGPVQIGSHSKVGANAVVVKNVDSHTTVGGIPACVIKVHSEKISVQQNEINQAELPYKKYQKGATL; encoded by the coding sequence ATGAAGTTCTGGGAAGATTTAAAAGCAAAATCAGAATGGTGCTACGGAAGTATTTCTGCGCGCAGCTTGCTGAAGACCTGCCTGACCGATGGTACAATGGCCATGTTCTGGTATCGTCTGATGCAATGGGCGAGCCACTGGAAACTATCCCCCCTGGCAATGATCTTCAATAAATGTAACGCCATCTTCTGCCAGTGCATCATCGGGCGCGGTGCAGATTTTGGACGCCGATTCGTCATCATTCACAGCCAGGGAATTGTGATCAATGGCTCTGTGAAGGCCGGCGATGATATCAAACTGGAACACCAGGTTACTATTGGTGCAGAACGAAACGTATCCCCGATTCTTGAATCTGATATTTTTATCGGTGCTGGAGCAAAAATCATCGGACCCGTCCAGATTGGTTCGCATTCTAAAGTGGGCGCCAATGCCGTAGTCGTCAAAAATGTGGACTCACACACGACTGTTGGCGGCATCCCCGCGTGTGTGATCAAAGTTCATTCAGAGAAGATCTCTGTTCAACAAAATGAAATCAATCAAGCAGAACTGCCGTACAAAAAGTATCAGAAAGGAGCTACATTATGA
- a CDS encoding glycosyltransferase family 2 protein has product MSSLLMQVLLWSSLLLISYAYVGYPLLLWLLTRGRQTQPDKTIESNSRPLPRVSIIIAAYKEEAVILERLNNLAKLDYPIDQLEVLIGCDGNEDLTGELVRTYDNEQIRLIQFEQRRGKASVLNDCVPKATGEIIVFSDANTNMEPQCIKQLVRHFQDESVGCVCGQLILEDPATGKNVDGLYWKYENFLKHCETKIGAVLGVNGALYALRKSLYVPIPPDTIIDDFLIGMQVHFTGQRLIYDDTALAREETATSVQAEFKRRIRIGTGAFQSLKYLKGLLNPRFGSIAFAFWSHKLLRWLCPAFMVLALVTNLCLLQNPIYQITLLAQGLFYLSAFVSIKFVKVNRIFKLCRVPGMFVQMNLALAIGFFRWLFVKQTGTWDRTERSQTGTLPIDEQELTIPDLAPRNSETPETEFSQTSKS; this is encoded by the coding sequence ATGAGTTCCCTCCTGATGCAAGTTTTACTCTGGAGCTCGCTTCTCCTGATTTCCTACGCCTATGTCGGATATCCACTGCTTCTCTGGCTTCTGACGCGAGGCCGTCAAACACAGCCAGATAAGACTATCGAATCCAACAGCAGACCCCTGCCTCGAGTCTCGATCATAATCGCTGCTTACAAAGAAGAAGCAGTGATTCTGGAACGTTTGAATAATCTCGCAAAACTCGATTACCCCATTGATCAGCTTGAAGTCTTAATTGGCTGTGATGGAAACGAAGACCTGACAGGGGAACTTGTCAGAACTTATGACAATGAGCAAATTCGCCTGATTCAATTTGAACAACGTCGTGGCAAAGCATCGGTCCTGAATGACTGTGTCCCCAAGGCTACAGGAGAAATCATTGTTTTTTCCGATGCTAATACAAACATGGAGCCCCAGTGCATTAAACAACTTGTCAGACATTTTCAGGACGAATCAGTCGGCTGTGTCTGCGGCCAGCTGATTCTGGAAGATCCAGCTACCGGAAAAAATGTAGATGGATTGTACTGGAAATATGAAAATTTCCTCAAGCATTGTGAAACAAAAATCGGAGCGGTCCTTGGAGTCAATGGTGCCTTATATGCGCTTCGCAAGTCACTCTATGTTCCAATCCCACCAGACACAATCATTGATGACTTTCTGATCGGCATGCAGGTACATTTTACAGGTCAGCGTCTCATTTATGATGACACTGCCTTAGCCAGAGAAGAAACGGCGACTTCCGTCCAAGCTGAATTCAAGCGGCGGATCAGAATCGGCACGGGCGCCTTCCAGAGTTTGAAATACCTTAAGGGACTTCTGAACCCCAGATTCGGATCAATCGCATTCGCATTCTGGTCTCATAAGCTGCTGCGCTGGCTGTGCCCGGCTTTTATGGTACTGGCGTTGGTTACAAATTTGTGTCTGCTACAAAATCCGATTTATCAGATAACTCTGCTCGCACAAGGGCTATTCTATCTGTCCGCTTTCGTTAGTATCAAATTTGTTAAGGTCAACCGCATTTTCAAACTCTGTCGGGTCCCTGGAATGTTTGTTCAAATGAATCTGGCACTGGCAATAGGCTTCTTTCGCTGGCTCTTTGTCAAACAGACGGGAACCTGGGATCGTACCGAACGAAGTCAAACAGGCACACTACCAATAGATGAGCAGGAACTGACAATCCCGGATCTTGCTCCCCGAAACTCAGAAACACCCGAGACGGAATTTTCTCAAACATCAAAAAGCTGA
- a CDS encoding glycosyltransferase has translation MSVTLVHTGVSHTRLEYSIWEALNQAWPHSSTIARFGTGFSPDRIVDVDQANLIISTSLEAAASIQCQSHQLHMCYLEPQSSSQAPINQQLVNSLTDIEFVVPTKTLQNLNRDRFTSFVKPPVDTDFFCSGFEKRSPFLLLVADGEWSVEEQLAADACKELKQSLSIAGISEDQLPAKLQSDPLIEIIGLVDDQKLREQYRLCSAVICPRDVDFDLSAIEAQSCGTPVVIYSNCEAANSVVCFEQNGLGSGIYFENKTVESLTSAIQELQLRPQRCQSVIGWCCAAQFSYQQFQLSFNKAIAKEIAYRIKTSQLQIQKQDQQDQGLAEERAAA, from the coding sequence ATGAGTGTCACATTAGTGCATACCGGCGTATCTCATACCCGGCTTGAGTATTCGATTTGGGAAGCACTGAATCAGGCCTGGCCTCACTCATCAACCATTGCCCGCTTCGGCACCGGTTTTTCTCCCGATCGGATCGTAGACGTTGATCAGGCCAATTTAATCATCAGCACAAGCCTGGAAGCTGCCGCTTCCATTCAATGCCAAAGTCATCAGTTACACATGTGCTATCTGGAACCTCAATCCAGCAGCCAGGCACCAATCAACCAGCAGTTGGTGAACTCATTAACGGATATCGAATTTGTCGTTCCCACCAAAACGCTGCAGAATCTGAATCGAGACCGATTTACGTCCTTCGTCAAACCTCCTGTAGACACAGATTTCTTTTGTTCTGGTTTTGAGAAACGAAGCCCTTTCCTGCTCCTTGTTGCAGATGGAGAATGGTCTGTGGAAGAACAACTGGCTGCGGATGCCTGTAAAGAACTCAAGCAAAGCCTGTCAATCGCCGGGATCTCTGAGGATCAACTTCCCGCCAAGCTACAAAGTGATCCCCTTATCGAAATTATCGGCCTGGTCGATGATCAGAAATTACGTGAACAGTACCGTCTCTGTTCCGCTGTGATTTGCCCCCGTGATGTCGATTTTGATCTCTCAGCCATTGAAGCACAGAGTTGTGGTACACCTGTCGTGATCTATTCGAACTGTGAAGCTGCAAACTCTGTTGTTTGTTTCGAACAGAATGGCTTGGGAAGTGGGATTTATTTTGAAAATAAAACTGTTGAATCACTGACTTCAGCGATTCAGGAACTGCAACTGCGCCCCCAACGCTGCCAGTCTGTGATTGGCTGGTGCTGTGCAGCTCAATTTTCTTATCAACAATTTCAACTTTCCTTCAATAAAGCGATCGCAAAAGAAATCGCTTATCGAATCAAAACCTCACAATTGCAAATCCAAAAGCAGGACCAGCAGGATCAAGGACTGGCCGAGGAACGTGCTGCGGCATAA
- a CDS encoding sensor histidine kinase: protein MSNQTIESLEKRVQELESQIEDYQKQLIHAQKMSSVGALASSITHEFNNILTTVINYAKLGLRHKEEERREKAFTKILSAGQRAAKITTGMLSYARGNEGRQEPVDLQLLVKSVIALVEKDLSMNRVNLHTHFESNPEVVLNPNQIQQVLVNLIVNARQAMPSGGRIDLAVRINPESNMAEVIVRDSGAGIPSEQLQHIFDQFYTTKEADENGQGGTGLGLSLAKEVMEAHKGRIRVESAVGKGTAFTLKFPLSTAAIEAA, encoded by the coding sequence ATGTCAAACCAAACAATTGAATCGCTAGAGAAACGAGTTCAAGAACTGGAATCTCAGATTGAGGATTACCAAAAACAGTTGATTCATGCTCAGAAAATGAGCTCTGTCGGTGCATTAGCATCTTCGATCACCCACGAATTCAATAATATTCTGACCACCGTCATCAACTATGCGAAACTTGGTTTACGGCACAAGGAAGAAGAACGCCGGGAAAAAGCTTTTACCAAGATTTTATCTGCGGGACAACGTGCTGCAAAAATCACAACAGGCATGCTCTCCTATGCCCGCGGAAACGAAGGCCGCCAGGAACCTGTAGATCTCCAGTTGCTGGTCAAAAGTGTAATCGCATTAGTGGAGAAAGACCTCTCCATGAATCGCGTGAATCTACATACGCATTTCGAATCAAACCCGGAAGTCGTCTTAAATCCGAACCAGATTCAACAGGTACTTGTCAATTTGATTGTCAATGCCCGACAGGCAATGCCCTCTGGCGGCAGGATTGACCTTGCCGTACGCATCAATCCGGAATCTAACATGGCAGAAGTCATCGTCCGCGACAGTGGTGCTGGCATTCCCTCTGAGCAGCTACAGCACATCTTCGATCAGTTTTACACCACCAAAGAAGCAGATGAAAACGGCCAAGGTGGAACGGGGCTAGGCTTGTCACTGGCGAAAGAGGTCATGGAAGCCCATAAAGGCCGAATCAGAGTTGAAAGTGCAGTCGGAAAAGGAACAGCGTTTACGCTCAAATTCCCACTTTCGACCGCCGCAATTGAAGCTGCCTGA
- a CDS encoding lactonase family protein, protein MNHPKLSRRSFLKTSVTMAGTFPLVSELAHANSHDVSEPLMAYVGTFSSPLQDVLDTQVDLPPGNGRGIHLFQVDRETGGLTPAGIHAMGTSPSCLAVNTAGTHLYSTNETDRVGKEKHGSVSSFKISKKDGSLIPLNTVNSGGAGPTYVSIHPSGRYLLIANYFGGSVAVLPILQDGRLGEPTDIKNDTGKIGPTTATNAPEGSFAFSGHDRTHAHMIQSDPTGRFVFHVDLGLDKIYSWKFDEKTGKLTANNPPSISLPPGDGPRHFHFHPNGRWFYSIQEEGSTLVLFDYDEQAGSLTSRQTISTLPDGFKGSNFCSEILVSDDGKFVYAGNRLHDSIGIFSVGSNGELTWIADEWTRGNYPRSFSFDPTGDFLYCCNQRADSIAVFKVDRNTGKLQFTDHYAAVGNPSHMVFLDLAKIK, encoded by the coding sequence ATGAATCATCCCAAGCTATCGCGTCGTTCGTTTCTCAAAACTTCTGTTACCATGGCGGGGACGTTTCCGCTTGTATCTGAGTTGGCTCATGCAAATTCGCATGATGTGAGTGAACCACTGATGGCCTATGTGGGCACGTTCAGTTCCCCACTCCAGGATGTCTTAGATACCCAGGTCGATCTGCCGCCCGGTAACGGTCGGGGCATTCATCTGTTCCAGGTTGATCGAGAGACCGGGGGATTGACTCCGGCAGGCATTCACGCAATGGGGACAAGCCCGAGTTGTCTGGCCGTCAATACTGCAGGCACACATCTGTATTCCACTAATGAAACAGATCGTGTTGGAAAAGAAAAACATGGATCGGTCAGCTCTTTCAAGATCAGCAAAAAAGATGGAAGCTTGATACCGCTCAACACTGTGAACTCTGGAGGGGCAGGCCCCACTTATGTAAGCATTCATCCTTCTGGTCGATATCTGCTGATTGCGAATTATTTTGGCGGTTCTGTGGCAGTGCTTCCCATTCTGCAAGATGGTCGCTTAGGGGAGCCAACAGATATAAAGAACGATACTGGAAAAATTGGTCCTACAACTGCCACAAACGCGCCGGAAGGCAGCTTCGCCTTCAGCGGGCATGATCGTACACACGCCCATATGATTCAATCTGATCCTACAGGGCGTTTTGTGTTTCACGTCGATTTGGGGTTGGATAAAATCTATAGCTGGAAGTTCGATGAAAAAACGGGAAAACTGACCGCGAATAATCCCCCTTCCATTTCGCTTCCTCCCGGTGATGGTCCCCGGCATTTCCATTTTCATCCTAATGGGCGCTGGTTCTATTCCATCCAGGAAGAAGGTTCAACACTGGTGCTCTTCGATTACGACGAGCAAGCCGGATCCCTGACCTCGCGACAGACGATATCAACCCTCCCGGATGGCTTCAAAGGCAGTAACTTTTGCTCTGAGATTCTGGTTTCGGATGATGGCAAGTTCGTCTATGCAGGGAACCGCCTGCATGACAGCATTGGTATCTTTTCTGTCGGTTCAAACGGTGAGTTGACCTGGATTGCCGATGAATGGACTCGAGGTAATTACCCCCGCAGTTTCAGTTTCGATCCCACGGGCGATTTCTTGTACTGCTGTAATCAGCGGGCAGATAGTATCGCCGTTTTTAAAGTGGATAGGAACACTGGGAAATTGCAATTCACAGATCACTACGCTGCAGTCGGCAACCCTTCACATATGGTTTTTCTAGACCTTGCGAAAATCAAGTAG
- a CDS encoding carboxylesterase family protein, producing MTRSVSDNTHVSDHNSSNLDFRFLLICVSVQILVNLLILPFIWDENQGHARRKQRYISPEVIAQYARGQVLLEVPEGQSSLHYRLMKPRMSSVDTKYPLVIFLHGAGSRGDDNRIPLGSLPTQLSRKAWREKYPCYVLVPQCPRERWWGQFEMVELLYAALDKTLNENESIDRSRIYLIGLSMGGNGCWSFAAYKPEIFAGVAPFCGQGDPATASLLKEIPFWVVHGDADRVIDVSYSREMVEALQKENGNIIYHELPGVGHNCWGEAFREPSEMMDWMFQQQKKIAK from the coding sequence ATGACTAGATCCGTTTCTGACAATACACATGTTTCAGATCACAACTCTTCGAACCTTGATTTCAGGTTTCTTTTGATTTGTGTCTCAGTACAAATCTTGGTCAACCTATTAATTCTTCCATTCATCTGGGATGAAAATCAGGGCCATGCCAGGAGAAAACAAAGATATATCTCACCAGAAGTGATTGCACAATATGCAAGAGGGCAAGTTCTCTTAGAAGTACCGGAAGGACAGTCTTCACTCCATTATCGGTTAATGAAACCGAGAATGAGTTCAGTTGACACGAAATATCCGCTGGTCATTTTTTTACACGGGGCAGGGAGCCGAGGGGATGATAACAGGATACCATTAGGTTCCCTTCCTACTCAGTTATCACGTAAAGCCTGGAGAGAGAAATACCCATGTTATGTGCTTGTCCCTCAGTGTCCAAGAGAACGCTGGTGGGGTCAGTTTGAGATGGTTGAATTACTGTACGCAGCATTAGATAAAACGTTGAATGAGAATGAGAGCATTGATCGTAGTCGGATTTATCTGATCGGGCTTTCAATGGGCGGGAACGGCTGCTGGAGTTTTGCCGCTTATAAGCCTGAGATCTTTGCAGGAGTCGCCCCTTTTTGCGGCCAGGGGGACCCTGCTACGGCCTCTCTGCTTAAAGAAATCCCCTTTTGGGTTGTACATGGTGATGCAGACAGAGTGATTGACGTTTCGTATTCGAGAGAGATGGTTGAAGCACTTCAAAAAGAGAATGGAAATATTATTTATCATGAATTACCGGGAGTAGGACACAACTGTTGGGGGGAGGCGTTTCGGGAGCCAAGTGAAATGATGGATTGGATGTTCCAGCAACAAAAGAAGATTGCAAAATAG